The Aneurinibacillus migulanus genome contains the following window.
GAAGCGTGAAGCTTATATTATTTTTTTAGTTATTAATATTTTAAGTAATTGGTTGGTCTTCTTATGCTATAGACGGTAGGGTTTTGCTGTGGTATCGTACAGGCGTTTTGCTCGTTTATTGGTCTTTTGATGTCATTTCATTTCCTTCATCACATAAGCAGCATACCGTCCGTTTAAGGCTTTCGTTCACCTCCTGATGCTTTTACTTTACAGTAGAATTGTAACCATATCGTGTCATAGCTGAGAACTTTTTTTGATAAAAATATGATCAATTTGTGTTCTTGTCGGCGATCCACTGTTTTACACGCTCTTCAAGCTCGTGTTCGTCTATACCGAGATGTTTTTTCAAATAGTTATCTGTCAGCCTCTTTGTGACCTTTTTCCACTTGTAAGTTGCATGCTCACCTTCGGAGGGGATATCATCTTTAATCGCAAACCATGGCGTATTGCTGTATGATGCAACCAACTTCTGCAATGTATCTTCTCCATACCTTTCTACAATGTAGCGTACCGTATCGTGGGAGAATGCATATTCTTGCTGCTGTTTACGGCCACTGACGCCAAATCCGTTCTCACCTAGACGCTCACTGGCGGTCAGCCTGGACAAATCAATTTCACGCAGGCGGCGCTGTCCAAAATCCCCGTCAAAAACGTATGACATATCATCATTACTATAGTACATCGCCATCCCTTCCATTAACCAGACGGGTACATATGGAGGCAATTGCGGAAATTGATAAAGGTGTACGATTTCATGCTTTACTGTTGTATATACCGAACCATCCTGTGACGAGCCCTGTAGCGCTTCGAAATTCAAAGAAATGAACTGGTTTGTTACCTTATAACCGGCGGCATTGAGGAAATATTGGCCTGAAGCCGTTGCGACCGTATGTCCACCCTGCCATAAGTGTTCTTCAGGGTACACGAGAACAGGATAAGGAGGATTGCCCTTGAGCTTCAATCGCTTGCCCATTTCTTCGTAAGCTTGTTCTGTCTCTTCCATAATAACAGGCATATCATCTTCGTTTTTATCATGGTAAAGAAACAGAAAATTCTCTGTTTTTTTTGTTTTTGTCTCCCCCATCTCAAAAAGCGCAGGCGAACCGATTTGCGTATAATTAGTAATTTTCCATGTACCCTGCTTTGTCTGTCTTACGTCAAAAGAGCGTTCCACCTTATACCATTCATCCTTTTTTCCGTCCCGGTACCGATACTTCACTTCTGTTTTGAGATCGTTTAGTGAACGTTCAGCACCATTCTGGATGAGCTGACCGGCTCCTTTCAGTTTCACCTGTACATCCGATATTGGAGCCATGGCCAGTCTTCGTGCCATACCTTCCTGTCCATTGCTTTCCATTATGTTATTCATTTGCTGCGGATTTTGACTTCCTACCGCCTTTGACCAAACGTCCAGCGTTTGTTGGGCCTGGCGATGTGCTTCCCCTCTTGCCGATTTTTCACTAAGCACATCCAGCTTATCTTCTGCAAATACGGAAGAAATCCACTCGTTCTCTTGAAGGTCGTGTACAATGCCTGCAAGTACGGCCCGTGGGTTCTCTTCTTTATTTATCGTGAAAAAGCCGCTTAAGAGGAGAAGCAACAAAAGAGAGAGCAGTCCGAGTTTTCCCAGTGCTTTCATTCGTTCGCATTCACCTCTGATTATTATATGTCTTCCATCTTCATTACCACACACCTGGCAAGCAAAACGCAAGTTGGCATATCTTCTATAAGAAGGTAAAATGAAGGGAAAAGTCGATATACAGGAGGGAAAACAGTGGAAGCTTCATTAGAGATCATTGTTCGTTCTACAGAAATTGATGTAAATGGCCATGTCAATAACGCCAAATATCTAGAATACCTGGAATGGGGACGTGAAGAATGGTATGAACAGGCGAACCTCCCGTATGATACATTTCTTGAGCTTGGCATTCAAACCGTTACTGTGAATATTACGATCAATTATCGCAAAGAATGTGTGCAGAATGATCGGCTTATTATTACAACCAAACCAGAAAGGCTTGGTAGAACAAGCTATACGTTAAAACAGGAAATCTACAACCAGCGGAACGAACTGGTGGCGGACGCACTCGTAACAAGCGTAACGATGGATAGCAGTACACGTACGAGCCGTCCTGTCCCGGCGGAGTTGGCTCGCTTATTTGCCCATCTGGCTTCATAATAAAAACAGGAGGGGGCTGATCCAACAGGAATATATAAAGTAACCTGTTGGATCAGCCCCCTTTTCTTTTTGATTATGTAAGAAGCCCTAACCTGGTCAATTCCACTTCCATTTCTACCTTTACGTCGATTTGCGGATATTGTTTATCCCACCATGCCTGGCTGAAACCAGGATGTATGTTCCTAGCCTTTAAATAACTTCCTAAACCAAGTGCATCTGAACGGGCTTTTTGCAAAATGGCAACCGTTTCTCTAGCATCCTGTTCCAAAGATCGAGCTACTTTCTTCTCTAACTCCTGCAAATGTTCTTTCGTTCGAATTTGTTCTCCCTTGTATTCCAATACCTGCCCCTTTACTTTCCCCTTTATGTGTATGGTTATTTCTTGCGTCTTGGAGTTGTAGGACGCCCTTCTTGTGCGGGAATTTTTCACGAAAGATAATGTAAGCGTTGTCCGTTTATCCAATATGAAAGTAATGTCCTCCCGATAGTCTACGTTGTTCAATATCGCAAACATAGGTAAAAGCCTGGAAGGAAGCTTCCCCGTCATCCTCGAATGGTTAAACAATGCCATCCCGTCCAGCAGTACCCCCTCTTTTTTCCTGACGATATACGGAACTGCAACGGCACGCCCTGGCGTTTCCATATCCCGGATGACACTACCTAGACGAAACATACCCGTTCCGCGCAATTTCTCTTCCTGCTGCAATACGTTATATAAATACAAACCATTCCATTGTTTGTTTTTTCCATCTACTTTAAGTGCATCATATGCCTTTCCTTTCACGACACCAACAAATATCATAGAGCCGATACTCGGATCACGATAAATGGGATGCAGGGCGGATGCAA
Protein-coding sequences here:
- a CDS encoding gluzincin family metallopeptidase produces the protein MKALGKLGLLSLLLLLLLSGFFTINKEENPRAVLAGIVHDLQENEWISSVFAEDKLDVLSEKSARGEAHRQAQQTLDVWSKAVGSQNPQQMNNIMESNGQEGMARRLAMAPISDVQVKLKGAGQLIQNGAERSLNDLKTEVKYRYRDGKKDEWYKVERSFDVRQTKQGTWKITNYTQIGSPALFEMGETKTKKTENFLFLYHDKNEDDMPVIMEETEQAYEEMGKRLKLKGNPPYPVLVYPEEHLWQGGHTVATASGQYFLNAAGYKVTNQFISLNFEALQGSSQDGSVYTTVKHEIVHLYQFPQLPPYVPVWLMEGMAMYYSNDDMSYVFDGDFGQRRLREIDLSRLTASERLGENGFGVSGRKQQQEYAFSHDTVRYIVERYGEDTLQKLVASYSNTPWFAIKDDIPSEGEHATYKWKKVTKRLTDNYLKKHLGIDEHELEERVKQWIADKNTN
- a CDS encoding acyl-CoA thioesterase; the encoded protein is MEASLEIIVRSTEIDVNGHVNNAKYLEYLEWGREEWYEQANLPYDTFLELGIQTVTVNITINYRKECVQNDRLIITTKPERLGRTSYTLKQEIYNQRNELVADALVTSVTMDSSTRTSRPVPAELARLFAHLAS
- a CDS encoding Ger(x)C family spore germination protein, which translates into the protein MKALFRMALLAGCILLGGCAEGDRKVLDELGLFLTAGYDEIDQHTMRITCIMPAIQPEGRASSQVMTVAAHSGKEARKKLSYLSGRRAEPGQLKVVIFGEETARHGIASALHPIYRDPSIGSMIFVGVVKGKAYDALKVDGKNKQWNGLYLYNVLQQEEKLRGTGMFRLGSVIRDMETPGRAVAVPYIVRKKEGVLLDGMALFNHSRMTGKLPSRLLPMFAILNNVDYREDITFILDKRTTLTLSFVKNSRTRRASYNSKTQEITIHIKGKVKGQVLEYKGEQIRTKEHLQELEKKVARSLEQDARETVAILQKARSDALGLGSYLKARNIHPGFSQAWWDKQYPQIDVKVEMEVELTRLGLLT